The DNA sequence ATATCTTTCTTTATTGATTGGACATGTTGCAAAAGCATGTCAGATGATTTCGCAACATAAATTTAATGAGGTAAAGTTATGCTATACACTTAAATCTATAGAGGCACTCAGTTTATGAATGTATTATCCTTACCACTCTATTTTCGCTATTTAGTTAAACATTATGTACAGAACTTTCTTGCTATTTTATTTGGTTTGGCATTTGCTTTTGCTGCCATTGATTACTTTCAGCATATACAGCAATTTAATATTTCAGGCAATTATAAAATTCTTTATATTTACTATATGTGGCAGGAAGCACTATCATTGCTTTATCCTCTTGCCATTGTATTTGCGTTAATTATAACAAAATTGAATTTTGTTAAGCAGGGTACAATGGCGGCACTGTATGCATTTGGTTATAGTAAAAAACAGTTGGTTTTACCAATTATATTTGTTATGACACTAACTTATAGTATTTTTATTACATTACACATGACCGAGTTTTCTTATGCAAAGGACAAAGCTGCTGTATTGCTGGAAAATCACATCAGTGCCTATGATACTAATGACTTTTTTTTTAAGTATAATGATACATTTGTTTATATGAAAAAACTTGATCCAATACATAAGAGGTTGGAGGAAATTACAATTTTTAAGGTTAAAGGACATAAGGTTCTTTATACAATATATGCACCTTATGCTATTTTCAATGGGGAAGAATGGGAGGCAAAGAATGCCACATTGAAAACACATGTTTATGAGCAAGGGAGACTCATGAAATATAGTGTAGAAAATAAAAAGAGCATTAAGACATTACATGGATATAAGCCAAAAATTATTGAATCATTATATGAGGGGAAGGCACTCAATATTCTTGATGCATATCATACATGGATGCTATTAAAAATACAACATCTTGACTCCAGCAAGATACGAGCTGCCTTGTATGCAAAAGTTGTTATGCCTCTTTTTGCATTGGCATTAGCAATTATTCTCTTTTTTAAGATACCGTTTCATACAAGAATGATACATTTTGGTTTGGTTGTTTCTGTTGCACTTGGGGTAACATTCATGATTTGGGGAGTACTATTTGGGCTCAATCAGATTGGTGCAAATGGTGTATTGTCTCCAGAGGTGACAGTCATTATCCCTATTGTGTTGTTGTGGCTCTATGCGATATATGTCTACTTGACAAATGAACGAACAATCCAATAATCATGCCTCTCTTAATGATTTTTAGATAAAATCACTCTAAATATCATGAGGATTTGAAATGCCCATAGATTACAATGCTTTACTAGAGAAATATGGTTCTCCACTCTATATGTATGATTTTGACTATATCGAGAACCGTTATAAAATCCTCAAAGAGGCTTTTTCTGGTAAAAAATCACTGATTAACTATGCGGTCAAGGCAAACTCTAATCTTTCACTCATTCAGCATCTTGCAAAACTTGGTGCAGGGGCAGACTGTGTGAGTATAGGGGAAGTCTATCGTGCAATTGATGCTGGCGTGAATAGATATAAAATTATTTTCTCTGGTGTGGGGAAACGTGATGATGAGATTGAAGAGGCACTCAAAAGAGATATTCTGATGCTTAATATTGAGAGTGAAGCAGAGATGAAGCGCGTAGAGAAAATAGCCAAAAAGCTAGGAAAAGAGGCACGCATCTCTATTCGGGTCAATCCCAATATTGATCCACAGACCCATCCATATATCTCGACGGGACTACACGAGAATAAGTTTGGTGTCGAAATAGATATGGCAAAGTACATGTATATCTATGCCAATAAATCTGAGTATCTCGATCCAGTAGGGATTCACTTTCATATTGGATCACAGTTGACCAATCTTGATCCCATTAGGGAGTCAGCTATCATTGTGGCTGATCTTGTACGTTCACTCAAGGCAATCAAGATTAATATCAGGTTTTTTGATGTGGGTGGTGGTCTTGGCGTTGTGTATGATGATGAGATATTGATTAAAGAGACTGAGTATACAGAGGCAATATTTGAAGCGGTCAAGGGACTAGACTTGACCATTATGTGTGAACCTGGTCGGTATATGGTTGCTAATGCAGGTGCATTTTTTACAAAAGTATTATATGAAAAAAGTAATGGCAATAAACGTTTTGTTATTGTTGATGGTGCAATGAATGATTTGATTCGTCCAAGCCTTTATAATGCCTATCATAAGATTGAAGCATTGGGTATCAAGGGTGAGATTACCCCAGCAGATGTGGTGGGACCTGTATGTGAGAGTGGAGATTTTTTTGGAAAAAGTGTACCATTGCCACCACTGAATCATAATGATATTATTATAGTGCATTCAGCTGGTGCCTATGGGTTTACCATGGCTAGTAATTATAATACACGTCCCAAGCCTGCTGAAGTAGCACTTCAGGGAAAAAAAGATAGGCTTATTCGTAAACGAGAGACCTATGAGGATCAGGTATGTTTTGAGAAGGAGTTCCTACAGTAACTAGGAAGCAGGGGGAAGATTATGATGATACTTGATGAGCTTAGAGAAAAGATAGATAGGGTGGATGACACACTGCTTAGACTTTATAGTGAGCGGATGGAGTTGGTATATCAGGTAGGAGAACTTAAAAATACAGCTGGTGCACCCATTTACCGACCTGAACGTGAACAGGCAATCCTTCGAAGGCTTAAAGAGCAAAATAATGGTAAGCTAACTAATGAAGCAATCGATGCACTTTTCTTGGAACTTTTTGCTGTTGCTCGTAACCTTGAGCGCCCTGAAGCCATTGCTTACTTGGGTCCTGAAGCAAGTTTTACCCATCAAGCAGCAGAGAATAAGTTTGGTGCAATGAGTGCTTACTTTCCCGTTGCAACCATTAAGGGGGTTTTCCGTGAAGTGGCTAACGGTAAGGCAAAATTTGGGGTTGTGCCTATTGAGAATAGCTCGAATGGGATTGTTTCTGATACGATTAGTTGCTTGAATGATTATGATCTTAAGATTATTGCTGAAGTGGTAGTGGAAATACATCATGTATTAGCAACACAGGCAGAGGATATTAAAGAGATTAAACGTATTTATTCTAAAGATATTGCCTTTGGTCAGTGCCAGGACTTTTTAAATGATTTTGGTTTTGATGATGTTGAACAGATTCCAGTAGAGTCTACGGCTAAGGCGGCAAAATTAGCAACTGAAGATTCTCAAAGTGCAGCAATCTGTTCAGCAGTAGCAGCAAAAATATATAATCTTCCAATACTTTTTCAAAATATTGAGGACAAGCAGAATAATCGTACACGTTTTTTTATTATTAGTGATTTTGAAAATACTCAAAGTGGAAATGATAAAACCTCTCTGTTGGTAAAGCTTCTAAATAAACCAGGATCACTGGTAGAGTTTCTTAATGCCTTTGAGTCAGCAAAAATTAATTTAACCAAAATCAAGTCACATATTGTTGAAGGGGACTCAATTTTCTTTATTGAGTTCAATGGACACAAAGATGATTCAAAAATTAAAACAATTCTTCAGAAACATCAAGGTGCTATTAAAATATTGGGTTCATATGTAAAAGAGACAGACGACATTTAAATACTATTGTATGCATTTCTAAAATGCTTTTATTTTTTAAGGTGGCTATTTGCATCCACCGAACAGGGGAAACTTTGAAATTTAATAAAGTTCTAGACGATATCAGGATCTATGAAGCAGGAAAACCCATAGAACTAGTGGTGCGTGAATTTGGTGTAGTGCCTGAAGATGTAATTAAACTCGCTTCCAATGAAAACCCTATAGGAACTTCTCCTGCGGTAGAGAAGACAATCAGAAACTATGCGAACAAAGCACACCTTTATCCTGATGATAGCATGTTTGAACTCAAAGCAGCACTCTCTAGGAAGTATAATATTATAGATGAGAACATTATTATTGGGGCAGGAAGTGATCAGGTGCTGGAGTTCATTTCACGAGTACTGCTTAATGAAAATGAGTCAGTTTTAATGTCAGCAGTGACTTTTGCTATGTATGAGATTTACGCTAAGCAGATGGGTGCAAAAGTTTACCGTACAAAAAGTTGGGAACATAAGTATGATGAATTTATAGAAGCCTATCATATGTATCTCCCACGTATTGTCTATATTTGTACACCCAACAATCCTACGGGTGATGCTACAATCAAAGAGGAAGTGCTGCGTATTATCGAAGCAGTTGATTCAACACAAACACTGATTGTGGTAGATGGTGCTTATATGGAATATGCTGTTGCTAAAAATAAAAAGTATGCTATTTCGCCAAGTAGTCTTTTAAAGTATGAGCATGTGATCTATCTGGGTACCTTTTCTAAAGCTTATGGACTTGGGGGAATGCGTGTAGGGTACGGGATTGCTCAGTCAAAGCTGATTGAAGCACTTTATAAGATGCGTCCACCATTTAATATTACGACACTTTCATTGGCTGCGGCAATTACAGCAACACAAGATGATACTTTTGTCAGGGAGTCTATTGTGTTACACCAAGAACAGATCAAACGCTATGAAGTATTTGCTCAAGAGAATGGATTAGCATATATTGATAGCTATACCAACTTTATTACGTATCTTTTCCCCGATAAAATAGACTCAACAGTAATCTGTGATGCACTACTTAAACGTGGAGTAATTGTGCGAAACCTCATATCTTATGGTATGAATGCTATACGTATTACCGTGGGCACAGCATATCAAAACGATATTTTCTTTAAACATTTTTCAGAGGTTATTGCATGAAACATATAAATATTTTTAAAGCAAGAAAGATAAAAATTGACCTATGTTTAGGTAAAGATTTTACAGTTTCTGAAGTAAAATCTAATAGAATAAAAAAGAACTATCAAAAGACAGCAAAGAGTAAGTATGAATATTAAGAATTATTCTATTAAAGAGTTAGAAACACTGTCACAGGAGATACGCAATCGCATATTAGAGATTGTTAGCAAGAATGGTGGGCACTTGAGTTCTACCATGGGAGCAACTGATCTTATTGTAGCAATGCATAGGGTATTTGATGCCAAGAAAGACCCATTTATTTTTGATGTTTCTCATCAGGCCTATGCTCACAAACTACTTACTGACCGTTGGGAAAGTTTTAAGACGTTACGACAATTTGGCGGTATTTGTGGCTACACAAAACCCAAGGAGTCTCCCTATGATTATTATGTAGCAGGACATAGCTCTACTTCTATCTCTTTGGCGGTGGGAGCGGCTAAAGCAATTGCCCTTAAAGGAGAGTGCCGTACTCCTATTGCTTTTATTGGGGATGGAAGTATGAGTGCGGGAATGGTTTATGAGGCGCTTAATGAGTTGGGCGATAGAAAATACCCAGTAGTCATTATTCTTAATGACAATGAAATGAGTATTGCCAAACCTATTGGTGCAATTTCTAAACTACTTTCACAAACTATGGCAAGCTCTTTTTATCAAAAATTTAAAGGGAGAGTGGAGAAGATATTAGAGCACCTTCCTGAGAGTGCTACCTATATGGCAAAGCGTTTTGAAGAGAGCTTAAAACTTATTACACCTGGGATTCTTTTTGAAGAGATGGGTATTGAATATATTGGTCCAGTAGATGGACATGACATAGGAGCCCTGATTGAAACAATGAAGGTAGCTAAAAACTTTGGTAAACCAGTAATTATTCATGCACAGACCACTAAAGGTAAGGGGTATGAGATTGCTGAAGGTACAAAAGAGCATTGGCATGGTGTTGGGGCATTTGATTTAGAGACAGGCAAGGCATACAAAAAAAGTAGTACCAAAACTGCTACACAGATCTTTTCTGAGACGTTAGCAATGATGGCTGACGGTGATGATAAGATTGTTGGTGTGACTGCTGCCATGCCAAGTGGTACCGGAATTGATATGGCAATGAAGAAATATCCTGAGCGTTTTTGGGATGTAGGGATAGCTGAACAGCATGCTGTTACCTCCATGGGACCACTTGCCAAAGAAGGATTTAAGCCTTTCTGTGCCATCTATTCAACATTTCTTCAGCGAGGGTATGATCAAGTAATTCATGATATTTGCTTGATGGATCTTGGTATTACTTTTGCTCTTGATCGTGCTGGAATTGTTGGAGAAGATGGAGAGACACATCAAGGGGTTTTTGATATTTCATACCTTAGACCTATCCCCAATATAACACTATTAGCTCCCTATAATGAGAGCAGTATGAAAAAGGTAATGGCTTTTGCTAAAGACTACGAAAGCCCCTGTGTCTTCCGTTATCCTAGAGGTGCCTTTCTTGCAAAAGATTGTGAAGTACCTGATTATGAGCTTGGTAAAGCACATCTGTTACAAGAAGGAGAGAGTGATATACTTTTAGTAGGTTACGGTAATGGAGTAGGTAGAGCAGAACAAACAGCGGTATTGCTTGCACAGAAGCCTGCAATTCTTGATCTACGTTTTGTCAAACCACTTGATAAAATAATGCTAAAAATATTGAGTAAAAAGTATAGACGCTGGTATCTTTTTTCTGACTCTGCAAGGCAGGGAGGGGTAGGATCTGCCATTTTGGAACTCTTTGTTGAATTGGGTATTGACAATGTAGCATTAATTTCTTTTGAGTATGATGATAATTTTATTACCCATGGGAACACAAAACTAGTAGAGGAAAGTCTAGGGATATTGCCTATACAAATTGCTCAGAGAATTAATGAAGAATAGTGGTTATATGTATCGCAAAAGCACTAAACTTAATAAAATGCTTCAAGTATTTTATTAAGTTTAGTGACAAACAAGGAACGTGAATGAATGAATATATTTTTACCAGCGAATCAGTAACTGAAGGACATCCTGACAAGATGTCAGATCAGATATCCGATGCAATTTTGGACTACATTATTGCAGAGGATCCTAATGCTAGAGTGGCATGTGAGACATTATTGAGCAATGGTTTTTGTGTGATTGCAGGTGAATTGAAAACAACAACGTATGCTCCTATGCAAGAGATTGCCCGTGAGGTAATACGCGATATTGGCTATACTGATGTGGCATATGGGTTTGATTACAGAAGTGCAGGGATACTCAATGGGGTTGGAGAGCAGTCTTCTGATATTAATCAAGGAGTTGACCAAGTAAGTGGGGAGATTGGTGCAGGAGACCAAGGCCTAATGTTTGGCTATGCTTGTAAAGAGACACCTGAATTGATGCCATTGCCTATTATACTAGCACACAGACTAACTTCAAAATTGGCAGAGGTACGCAAGAATGGTACGGTACCATTCCTTAGACCTGATGGCAAAGCACAGGTTTCTGTAAAATATATTGATGGAAAGCCAATTAGTGTCGATACAGTAGTTGTCTCTACACAGCACCATGATAATGTTTCATTAGAACAAGTACAAAAGGCAGTACATGAAGAGGTGATTAATCCAGTACTTGATACCTATGATATGTTGCATGATGAGATTGTTTACCATATTAATCCAACAGGTCGTTTTGTTATTGGCGGTCCTCAGGGGGATGCAGGACTAACAGGACGTAAGATTATTGTCGATACCTATGGGGGCTCTTGTCCACATGGGGGAGGTGCATTTTCAGGAAAAGATCCAACCAAAGTAGACCGTTCTGCTGCTTATGCAGCACGTCATATTGCTAAAAATCTTGTAGCAGCAGGTACTTGCGAAAAAGTAACACTTCAGATAGCCTATGCAATTGGAGTAGCAAAGCCTGTCTCAATTTATGTCAATACACATAAAACTGCTCATATTGATGAGGAAAAAATTATCAAATGCATTGAAACACTCTTTGACTTGACCCCTAAAGGGATTATAGACTCTCTTAATTTATTACACCCAATTTACCGAAAAACAGCAATATATGGACACTTTGGTAGAGAAGATCAGGGGTTTGGTTGGGAGAAGCTAGACAGAGTCGATGATATTAAGTCGTTTTTAAACATTTAATTAAAGAATCATTTAAACAACTTTTGCTATAGTTTGAGCATCTTAATAAAGGAGAAATAAAATGGCAGTAATTATTACAGATACTTGTATCAACTGTGCCGCTTGTATTGATGAGTGTCCCGTAGAGGCTATTGTTGATGAGGACGATAACCCAACAGGTGAAGAGATTTATTATGTTTATCGTGATAAATGTGTTGAGTGTGTGGATCACTTTGAAGTCCCAGCATGTGCTGAAGCATGCCCTACAGAGGGATGTATCCAATGGGATGACCCTGTTGATGGTATGCCTTCATCAGCCGATAGAGGCACAAAGGGTGAGCCAGTTATTGAAGACTAGTTCCTCTTTTTAAGGTCGGGTTTTCCCCGACTATTTCTGAATATCTTCTCTTTTTCTCTTTTAATAATTTTTTAATATCTTTTTAGATAGAATTCCGCCCGAATACTTCACTTGTCGAAGTAAATTATCCCGTAGGAATTATAGATGGAACAAACACTATCAATCATTAAGCCAGATGCAGTTAAAAAGAATGTTATAGGACAGATTCTTGCACGTTTTGAAGAAGCAGGGCTGAGAATTGCAGCAACCAAAAAGACTAGACTCTCTAAAGTTGATGCAGAAGCATTTTATGCAGTACACAAAGGTCGTCCTTTCTTTGGTGAACTTGTTGAGTTTATGATTTCAGGTCCAGTTGTTGTTTCTGTTCTTGAAGGAGAGAATGCAATGGCAAAAAATAGAGAACTAATGGGAGCAACTGATCCAAAAGAGGCGGCACCAGGTACGATTAGAGCAGATTTTGCTGATAGTATTGATGCTAATGCAGTACATGGAAGCGACTCTCTTGAGAATGCAAAGGTCGAGATTGATTTTTTCTTTGCTCAGAGGGATATCCGTTAATTAAGAAGATTTTTTGAAAATTATTTTTGATAAAGTAGGCAGTACCCCCAAACCTATTGAACTTGAAGTTCGAGGGATAACACTAAGTGGTACGCTACAAAAAAGTGGTTATCATCTTGTTCTACTTGATGCTTTTATAAAAGGGAAAATGCCCCTTTTTTGTGATAGATGTGGAGAGAAATATCTTTATAGGGTTTCTTTTGAGCTGAAGTTGACACTTAGTGACCAAGTATCGGAAAATAAAGATGATTTAGATATAATCGAATTTTTAGATGGCATTATCGATATAACGTACATTATTGAGAGTGAAATCAATGCAATAGAGGGTGTGTTTCATTATTGTGACCAATGTGACGGTAATGACGAACTTCTTGAGATAGAATATTAATTTTTTAGTAAAGGATAGAGTATGGCAGTACCTAAAAGACGTGTAAGCAAAACAAGAGCAGCAAAGAGAAGAACGCATTATAAACTAACACTTCCAATGCCAATTAAAGATGCAGATGGAACATGGAGAATGCCTCACCATATGAACATGACAACAGGTGAGTACAAGTCTAGTAAAGCGTAAGCATAATGATAAAGATCGCAATTGATGCGATGGGTGGGGATTTTGGTTCCGAACCTATTATTGAAGGTGTCGTTCAGGCACTTGAAGGAAGAACTTTTTTACCCATACTCGTAGGTCAAAAAGAAGAGATTCTTGCTTTTCTACCCCAATATTATATTAATAAAGTAGAGATTATTGAAGCCTCTGATGTCATTGATATGGCTGATCAGGCAACCAATGCACTTAAGCGTAAAGATTCCTCTATTTATAAAGCGGTAGAACTTGTACGAAATAAAAAGGCAGATGCAGTGGTGTCTGCTGGACATAGTGGTGCAACAATGACACTAGCAACACTACGTATGGGTCGTCTACCACATATCTCCAAACCAGCACTAGCTACATTGATGCCAAGTCTTGGTGACAATAAGACATTGGTACTTGATG is a window from the Sulfurovum sp. genome containing:
- a CDS encoding DUF177 domain-containing protein gives rise to the protein MKIIFDKVGSTPKPIELEVRGITLSGTLQKSGYHLVLLDAFIKGKMPLFCDRCGEKYLYRVSFELKLTLSDQVSENKDDLDIIEFLDGIIDITYIIESEINAIEGVFHYCDQCDGNDELLEIEY
- the rpmF gene encoding 50S ribosomal protein L32 yields the protein MAVPKRRVSKTRAAKRRTHYKLTLPMPIKDADGTWRMPHHMNMTTGEYKSSKA
- a CDS encoding 4Fe-4S dicluster domain-containing protein produces the protein MAVIITDTCINCAACIDECPVEAIVDEDDNPTGEEIYYVYRDKCVECVDHFEVPACAEACPTEGCIQWDDPVDGMPSSADRGTKGEPVIED
- the hisC gene encoding histidinol-phosphate transaminase is translated as MKFNKVLDDIRIYEAGKPIELVVREFGVVPEDVIKLASNENPIGTSPAVEKTIRNYANKAHLYPDDSMFELKAALSRKYNIIDENIIIGAGSDQVLEFISRVLLNENESVLMSAVTFAMYEIYAKQMGAKVYRTKSWEHKYDEFIEAYHMYLPRIVYICTPNNPTGDATIKEEVLRIIEAVDSTQTLIVVDGAYMEYAVAKNKKYAISPSSLLKYEHVIYLGTFSKAYGLGGMRVGYGIAQSKLIEALYKMRPPFNITTLSLAAAITATQDDTFVRESIVLHQEQIKRYEVFAQENGLAYIDSYTNFITYLFPDKIDSTVICDALLKRGVIVRNLISYGMNAIRITVGTAYQNDIFFKHFSEVIA
- the pheA gene encoding chorismate mutase, with protein sequence MILDELREKIDRVDDTLLRLYSERMELVYQVGELKNTAGAPIYRPEREQAILRRLKEQNNGKLTNEAIDALFLELFAVARNLERPEAIAYLGPEASFTHQAAENKFGAMSAYFPVATIKGVFREVANGKAKFGVVPIENSSNGIVSDTISCLNDYDLKIIAEVVVEIHHVLATQAEDIKEIKRIYSKDIAFGQCQDFLNDFGFDDVEQIPVESTAKAAKLATEDSQSAAICSAVAAKIYNLPILFQNIEDKQNNRTRFFIISDFENTQSGNDKTSLLVKLLNKPGSLVEFLNAFESAKINLTKIKSHIVEGDSIFFIEFNGHKDDSKIKTILQKHQGAIKILGSYVKETDDI
- the dxs gene encoding 1-deoxy-D-xylulose-5-phosphate synthase — encoded protein: MNIKNYSIKELETLSQEIRNRILEIVSKNGGHLSSTMGATDLIVAMHRVFDAKKDPFIFDVSHQAYAHKLLTDRWESFKTLRQFGGICGYTKPKESPYDYYVAGHSSTSISLAVGAAKAIALKGECRTPIAFIGDGSMSAGMVYEALNELGDRKYPVVIILNDNEMSIAKPIGAISKLLSQTMASSFYQKFKGRVEKILEHLPESATYMAKRFEESLKLITPGILFEEMGIEYIGPVDGHDIGALIETMKVAKNFGKPVIIHAQTTKGKGYEIAEGTKEHWHGVGAFDLETGKAYKKSSTKTATQIFSETLAMMADGDDKIVGVTAAMPSGTGIDMAMKKYPERFWDVGIAEQHAVTSMGPLAKEGFKPFCAIYSTFLQRGYDQVIHDICLMDLGITFALDRAGIVGEDGETHQGVFDISYLRPIPNITLLAPYNESSMKKVMAFAKDYESPCVFRYPRGAFLAKDCEVPDYELGKAHLLQEGESDILLVGYGNGVGRAEQTAVLLAQKPAILDLRFVKPLDKIMLKILSKKYRRWYLFSDSARQGGVGSAILELFVELGIDNVALISFEYDDNFITHGNTKLVEESLGILPIQIAQRINEE
- the ndk gene encoding nucleoside-diphosphate kinase, with translation MEQTLSIIKPDAVKKNVIGQILARFEEAGLRIAATKKTRLSKVDAEAFYAVHKGRPFFGELVEFMISGPVVVSVLEGENAMAKNRELMGATDPKEAAPGTIRADFADSIDANAVHGSDSLENAKVEIDFFFAQRDIR
- the lysA gene encoding diaminopimelate decarboxylase, which codes for MPIDYNALLEKYGSPLYMYDFDYIENRYKILKEAFSGKKSLINYAVKANSNLSLIQHLAKLGAGADCVSIGEVYRAIDAGVNRYKIIFSGVGKRDDEIEEALKRDILMLNIESEAEMKRVEKIAKKLGKEARISIRVNPNIDPQTHPYISTGLHENKFGVEIDMAKYMYIYANKSEYLDPVGIHFHIGSQLTNLDPIRESAIIVADLVRSLKAIKINIRFFDVGGGLGVVYDDEILIKETEYTEAIFEAVKGLDLTIMCEPGRYMVANAGAFFTKVLYEKSNGNKRFVIVDGAMNDLIRPSLYNAYHKIEALGIKGEITPADVVGPVCESGDFFGKSVPLPPLNHNDIIIVHSAGAYGFTMASNYNTRPKPAEVALQGKKDRLIRKRETYEDQVCFEKEFLQ
- a CDS encoding LptF/LptG family permease translates to MNVLSLPLYFRYLVKHYVQNFLAILFGLAFAFAAIDYFQHIQQFNISGNYKILYIYYMWQEALSLLYPLAIVFALIITKLNFVKQGTMAALYAFGYSKKQLVLPIIFVMTLTYSIFITLHMTEFSYAKDKAAVLLENHISAYDTNDFFFKYNDTFVYMKKLDPIHKRLEEITIFKVKGHKVLYTIYAPYAIFNGEEWEAKNATLKTHVYEQGRLMKYSVENKKSIKTLHGYKPKIIESLYEGKALNILDAYHTWMLLKIQHLDSSKIRAALYAKVVMPLFALALAIILFFKIPFHTRMIHFGLVVSVALGVTFMIWGVLFGLNQIGANGVLSPEVTVIIPIVLLWLYAIYVYLTNERTIQ
- the metK gene encoding methionine adenosyltransferase, which codes for MNEYIFTSESVTEGHPDKMSDQISDAILDYIIAEDPNARVACETLLSNGFCVIAGELKTTTYAPMQEIAREVIRDIGYTDVAYGFDYRSAGILNGVGEQSSDINQGVDQVSGEIGAGDQGLMFGYACKETPELMPLPIILAHRLTSKLAEVRKNGTVPFLRPDGKAQVSVKYIDGKPISVDTVVVSTQHHDNVSLEQVQKAVHEEVINPVLDTYDMLHDEIVYHINPTGRFVIGGPQGDAGLTGRKIIVDTYGGSCPHGGGAFSGKDPTKVDRSAAYAARHIAKNLVAAGTCEKVTLQIAYAIGVAKPVSIYVNTHKTAHIDEEKIIKCIETLFDLTPKGIIDSLNLLHPIYRKTAIYGHFGREDQGFGWEKLDRVDDIKSFLNI